In the Bacillus shivajii genome, one interval contains:
- a CDS encoding TerC family protein, whose product MSSEFLTQLLMVIGIDIILGGDNAIVVALACRNLPPHLRNKAIVLGILLAIAARGVLTLVAVELLAIPYLMSIGGILLLWIAYRLLVSAEEEHSISSKPRVRDAIKTIVVADIVMGFDNVLAIAGVAQGNGLIALIGLVISVPIIIWGSKIILFLMKKFPFIIYIGSAILVYTAAKMILHEQVIQEWIHSLGLSNGMFIYLLIAFILFIGWAINHIKGIEFFHTLRFSRNKKQ is encoded by the coding sequence TTGAGCTCAGAATTCCTTACACAATTATTAATGGTTATCGGGATTGATATTATTTTGGGTGGAGATAATGCGATTGTTGTTGCTCTCGCTTGCCGAAATTTACCTCCACATTTAAGAAATAAAGCAATCGTTTTAGGGATCCTTCTCGCTATTGCAGCACGGGGAGTTCTCACTCTTGTTGCAGTTGAATTATTAGCAATCCCATATTTAATGTCCATTGGAGGTATCCTCCTTTTATGGATCGCATACCGATTGTTAGTTTCAGCTGAAGAAGAGCATTCGATTTCCAGCAAGCCAAGAGTAAGAGATGCCATTAAAACCATCGTAGTTGCTGATATTGTCATGGGCTTTGATAATGTATTAGCTATTGCTGGCGTTGCACAAGGTAATGGTCTCATCGCATTAATTGGTCTTGTAATCTCTGTCCCCATTATCATTTGGGGGAGTAAAATTATTCTTTTCTTAATGAAAAAGTTTCCATTTATTATTTATATAGGATCAGCTATCTTAGTGTATACTGCAGCAAAAATGATTCTACATGAGCAAGTCATCCAAGAATGGATCCATTCACTCGGGCTTTCAAACGGGATGTTTATTTACCTGCTTATTGCTTTCATTTTATTTATTGGTTGGGCAATCAATCATATAAAAGGAATTGAATTTTTCCACACGCTTCGCTTCAGCCGTAATAAAAAACAATAA
- the mecA gene encoding adaptor protein MecA yields the protein MEIERINDSTVKFFITYNDIERRGFDKDEIWYNRERGEELFFEMMSEVNDQENIEISGPLWVQVHAMDQGLEVIVTQGQVNDGNVKLEIPLDDEKDEMPVDNNIVDMLDSQFTNDENDLDTDSSLSVVIGFNDLEDVISLSHSFNEDVDTSFYSFENTYYIFVTLDEKYSDEEQDNLLSRMLEFGYESDITIHRIQEYGNTIIASDALTEIRKQFA from the coding sequence ATGGAAATTGAAAGAATTAACGATTCTACTGTGAAGTTTTTTATTACGTATAACGACATAGAGCGTCGAGGATTTGATAAAGATGAAATTTGGTATAACCGTGAACGTGGAGAAGAATTGTTCTTCGAAATGATGAGTGAAGTAAATGACCAGGAGAATATTGAGATCTCAGGGCCATTATGGGTGCAAGTTCATGCAATGGATCAAGGTCTAGAAGTCATTGTGACGCAAGGTCAAGTTAATGACGGTAACGTAAAACTTGAAATCCCACTCGATGATGAAAAGGATGAAATGCCTGTGGATAATAACATTGTCGATATGTTAGACAGTCAATTTACGAATGATGAGAATGATCTAGATACAGATTCTTCTCTTAGTGTTGTTATCGGTTTTAACGATTTGGAAGATGTCATCTCTCTCAGTCATTCCTTTAATGAAGATGTAGATACTAGCTTTTATTCATTTGAAAATACGTACTACATTTTTGTAACATTAGATGAAAAGTACAGTGACGAAGAACAAGATAATTTATTAAGCCGTATGCTTGAGTTTGGCTATGAATCGGATATTACAATTCACCGCATTCAAGAATATGGTAATACAATTATTGCCTCGGATGCTTTAACAGAAATCAGAAAACAATTTGCTTAA